From the Ruania alkalisoli genome, one window contains:
- a CDS encoding DUF4038 domain-containing protein codes for MPQQIAHVNQPHEIEFTGPEQPIRADRVPFQATFTHESGRSMTVLGFWDGERRYLARIAPPLAGRWTWRTTSDAAELDGRSGEFTAEPAEPAGSAESDRSPGHGVVRVNARFHFAHEDGTPFRPVGATVYNWIHQDEALRTETVESLSAAGLNKLRFMVFPQAGGYVEHVPELMPFEKTANGWDVGRPNIEFFRRLDSLVADLGNRGIEADVLIFDAYDRGAFGLNELTEEQDAAYLRYLVARLGAYPNVWWSLCNEFDQMTDRPTERWTRAGELLAEIDAHDHLRSIHNWIELYDYNQPWVTHASIQNGFATEALGRASLYRDVYGKPVVLDEIKYEGDCPERWGQLSGQELVDRFWITTSSGCYASHGESFVTESGSLHIVEGGRLRGESPVRLGFLREVLEGLNVPGLDPIDKWDDPACVVGTPREQYLVYLGREAPAEWTFRLPQGHGGDRLEVGDAFAVEIIDTWNMTRTPAPESFALTDVQRNDAYATGNAPLSLPEGEAIALLITRVPSAA; via the coding sequence ATGCCGCAGCAGATAGCGCACGTGAACCAGCCGCACGAGATCGAGTTCACCGGACCGGAGCAGCCGATCCGCGCCGATCGCGTGCCGTTCCAGGCCACGTTCACCCACGAGAGCGGCCGGTCCATGACCGTCTTGGGCTTCTGGGACGGCGAGCGCCGCTACCTCGCTCGCATCGCTCCCCCGCTCGCCGGAAGGTGGACCTGGCGCACCACCAGTGACGCTGCCGAACTGGATGGCCGATCTGGCGAGTTCACCGCTGAGCCGGCTGAGCCCGCTGGGTCGGCCGAATCCGACCGCTCCCCCGGACACGGAGTCGTCCGCGTCAACGCCCGCTTCCACTTCGCGCATGAGGACGGCACGCCGTTCCGCCCGGTGGGGGCCACCGTCTACAACTGGATCCATCAGGACGAGGCGCTGCGCACCGAGACGGTCGAATCGCTCAGTGCTGCCGGCCTGAACAAGCTCCGCTTCATGGTCTTCCCGCAGGCCGGCGGGTACGTCGAACACGTCCCCGAGCTGATGCCGTTCGAGAAGACGGCGAACGGCTGGGACGTGGGCCGCCCGAACATCGAGTTCTTCCGCCGTCTGGACTCCCTTGTCGCGGACCTGGGCAACCGCGGCATCGAGGCCGATGTGCTCATCTTCGACGCCTACGATCGCGGCGCCTTCGGCCTGAACGAGCTCACCGAGGAACAGGACGCCGCCTACCTGCGCTACCTGGTGGCCCGCCTCGGCGCCTATCCGAACGTGTGGTGGTCGCTGTGCAACGAGTTCGACCAGATGACCGACCGGCCCACCGAGCGTTGGACGCGCGCCGGTGAGCTGCTCGCCGAGATCGACGCACACGACCACCTGCGTTCGATCCACAACTGGATCGAGCTCTACGACTACAACCAGCCGTGGGTCACGCACGCCTCGATCCAGAACGGCTTCGCCACCGAGGCACTCGGTCGCGCGAGCCTGTACCGCGACGTCTATGGCAAGCCGGTCGTGCTGGATGAGATCAAGTACGAGGGCGACTGCCCCGAACGCTGGGGCCAGCTCAGCGGGCAGGAGCTGGTGGACCGGTTCTGGATCACCACCAGCTCGGGTTGCTACGCCTCGCACGGGGAGAGTTTCGTCACCGAGTCGGGCAGCCTGCACATCGTCGAGGGTGGCCGGCTGCGCGGTGAGAGCCCCGTGCGCCTGGGCTTCCTGCGCGAGGTGCTGGAGGGACTGAACGTCCCCGGCCTGGACCCGATCGACAAGTGGGACGACCCGGCCTGCGTCGTCGGCACGCCCCGCGAGCAGTACCTCGTCTACCTCGGCCGCGAAGCCCCTGCCGAGTGGACGTTCCGGCTGCCGCAGGGCCACGGCGGCGACCGACTCGAGGTGGGAGACGCCTTCGCGGTCGAGATCATCGACACCTGGAATATGACGCGCACCCCGGCACCGGAGTCGTTCGCGCTGACAGACGTACAGCGCAACGATGCCTACGCCACCGGCAACGCCCCGCTCAGCCTGCCCGAGGGGGAGGCGATCGCCCTGCTGATCACCCGCGTCCCCAGCGCCGCCTGA